A genomic region of Colletotrichum destructivum chromosome 5, complete sequence contains the following coding sequences:
- a CDS encoding uncharacterized protein (Putative zn(2)Cys(6) fungal-type DNA-binding domain, transcription factor domain, fungi), whose protein sequence is MESDPRSAGPDDQGLRRACDQCRTRKIRCDKSSPCSNCRITQRPCSSNGVGQKPKEQRHRVLISLQYEKKIDLIEERLSNIEDLLRSLTNNPQSVGDATWDASRVRHVTPSASTVGDVSILTHDGADSDSAFEGELSLTAHTMFASDFIESAVQRTSLQDVAPNMHAALSALRQIVSMQSRTSSTREFRFRTQQSLPPGGLADLPMPPMNAVVALLKHMKVSPPSIFSLACSFLDVDDLAELCRRVYFCTDNFADTTFIIVNGALFYLFMEQAYLAPDGTSREEFESYQHMCRNNLETALACLPLMLPAKVESIEALLIAAVYSVDVSNASLAWLFTSTAASLCQTLGYHRVSQARSDSAGPRDIKTLLFWHVYMLDKTLSLRTGRASVIQDWDVTLPRRVDNTMVADPWGAIITTWIKQSEIQQRVYEQLYSPLALNQSQEERIETVRRLESEQKTIMAAASQVREQALFGLKALNASSILDIHLRGDELTFHSTMTLIYRALPAPEGSPTRFTQECIDTARFSMQLHLECMQKIAEEGRHLKAVYIHWAILLTPFTPFFVLFCHVIDTSSASDLKRLNEFVGSLRPACALSEPVERLHQLCSMLCNVATLYVEGKSQQSEERDPVNDEFDVYLSALGFPPTECPAQGMDTGEISQPTLQTAQLGNWFSGSQYMMGLLEEDLSQFN, encoded by the exons ATGGAGTCAGATCCCCGGTCCGCGGGCCCCGATGATCAGGGCCTTCGTCGAGCT TGTGATCAATGTCGCACCCGCAAA ATCCGGTGTGATAAGAGCTCACCTTGCTCCAACTGCCGCATAACACAGCGACCCTGCAGCTCCAATGGCGTTGGTCAAAAGCCAAAAGAGCAAAGACATCGAGTGCTCATATCACTTCAATA cgagaagaagattGACTTGATCGAGGAACGACTTTCCAACATTGAAGACCTGCTACGGAGCCTCACAAACAACCCCCAGAGCGTGGGCGACGCTACGTGGGACGCCAGCAGGGTCAGACACGTaacgccctcggcatcgactGTCGGGGATGTCTCCATTTTGACCCACGACGGCGCAGATTCGGATTCCGCGTTCGAAGGCGAACTCTCACTCACCGCCCATACCATGTTTGCCAGCGACTTCATCGAGAGTGCCGTACAGAGAACTTCGCTCCAAGACGTCGCGCCCAACATGCACGCCGCACTCTCCGCTCTCCGTCAGATTGTCTCTATGCAATCCAGGACTTCCTCCACTCGGGAGTTCCGTTTCCGCACCCAACAATCGCTACCGCCAGGGGGCTTGGCTGACCTGCCTATGCCACCTATGAATGCCGTCGTGGCTTTGCTCAAACACATGAAAG TCTCGCCCCCCAGCATCTTCTCTCTCGCGTGCTCGTTTCTAGATGTTGATGATCTAGCTGAGCTCTGCCGAAGAGTTTATTTTTGCACCGACAACTTTGCTGACACAACGTTCATCATCGTGAACGGCGCGCTCTTCTATCTCTTCATGGAGCAAGCATACCTCGCACCAGACGGTACGTCCCGGGAAGAGTTTGAAAGCTATCAGCACATGTGCCGGAACAACCTGGAAACGGCTCTAGCTTGCTTGCCACTCATGCTACCCGCCAAGGTCGAGAGCATCGAAGCTTTGCTCATAGCC GCCGTTTACTCTGTAGACGTTTCGAATGCATCCCTAGCATGGCTCTTCACCTCTACTGCTGCTAGTTTGTGTCAGACACTCGGCTACCACCGCGTTTCGCAGGCTAGGAGCGATAGTGCCGGACCCAGAGACATCAAGACGCTGTTGTTCTGGCACGTTTACATGCTCGACAAGACTCTCTCGCTCAGGACCGGCAGGGCATCTGTCATTCAGGATTGGGATGTCACCTTGCCCAGGAGAGTTGACAACACAATGGTCGCAGATCCTTGGGGGGCCATTATCACAACCTGGATCAAGCAATCCGAGATTCAACAACGGGTGTACGAGCAATT GTATAGCCCGCTTGCCCTCAACCAATCTCAAGAAGAACGGATCGAGACAGTCAGACGTTTGGAAAGCGAACAGAagaccatcatggccgccgcaTCCCAGGTGCGGGAGCAAGCCCTCTTTGGTCTTAAAGCTTTGAACGCCTCTTCCATATTGGACATACATCTTAGGGGCGATGAACTGACCTTCCATTCGACCATGACGTTGATTTACAGAGCATTACCGGCACCAGAGGGCTCACCGACTCGGTTTACACAAGAGTGTATCGACACAGCGCGGTTCTCTATGCAGTTGCATCTTGAATGCATGCAGAAAATCGCCGAAGAGGGGCGGCACCTCAAGGCAGTATATATCCATTG GGCTATTCTACTCACCCCATTCACgcccttcttcgtcctcttctgTCATGTCATTGACACATCGAGTGCCAGTGATCTCAAGCGACTGAACGAGTTTGTTGGCTCTCTCCGGCCCGCCTGCGCACTGTCTGAACCTGTCGAGAGGCTACACCAGCTTTGTTCAATGCTGTGCAACGTGGCGACGCTGTACGTCGAAGGCAAATCCCAGCAGTCGGAAGAACGCGATCCGGTCAACGATGAGTTTGACGTATACTTGAGTGCGCTGGGGTTCCCGCCAACGGAATGCCCTGCTCAGGGGATGGATACAGGCGAAATATCTCAGCCCACCTTGCAGACTGCTCAACTGGGCAACTGGTTTTCAGGCAGCCAGTATATGATGGGGTTACTTGAAGAGGATCTATCCCAGTTCAACTAG
- a CDS encoding Putative Zinc finger C2H2-type, with translation MPPRHQTLPPAQTAAAREALQSFYCSLCSKGYSRMNDYEAHLSSYDHSHKQRLKDMKAMVRDPNAGARARKAEAKADGLVSIKLASNEQPQQAAAAGGFKKGGFKKSGFKSAFSSVDAPAVPAPDAPKSKIGQALEADRLANARERDAHAESDTEDEGYQVYDPRHPTD, from the exons ATGCCACCT CGACACCAAACACTGCCCCCGGCACAGACCGCCGCTGCCCGCGAAGCTCTGCAATCATTCTACTGCAGCCTCTGCTCCAAGGGCTACTCCCGTATGAATGACTATGAGGCCCACCTTAGCAGCTACGACCACAGCCACAAGCAGCGCCTGAAGGATATGAAAGCCATGGTCCGTGATCCAAACGCAGGCGCCCGGGCACGGAAAGCtgaggccaaggccgatgGACTTGTCAGCATCAAGCTCGCCTCCAACGAACAGccgcagcaggccgccgctgcgggTGGTTTCAAAAAAGGTGGCTTCAAGAAATCAGGCTTTAAGTCGGCATTTTCCTCGGTCGACGCCCCGGCTGTACCCGCGCCGGATGCGCCGAAATCAAAAATTGGTCAAGCACTGGAGGCAGACAGGCTTGCGAATGCACGTGAACGGGATGCTCATGCTGAAAGCGATACGGAAGATGAGGGCTACCAAGTCTACGACCCACGACATCCGACCGACTGA
- a CDS encoding Putative mitochondrial adapter protein MCP1, with translation MESRSLHSKPSEETLVSLLQLDPSPIETPDTDTEKDLPPLPDDTLENKIDSPISTSSRPGLSGSGHSAVFYLTRIQKFSSYLIPVFVSLHVANTSIIPLIARSVPASETYLLLSREIYQTTLTEPLLVALPIVTHVASGITLRLVRRSQNLKRYGGNTPGMYALYRAQTGKTSRSLTSNSTNSAGRIWPFVSYISISGYVFAALLAIHVGVNRILPLQIEGDSSNIGLAFVSHGFARQPFVSWLAYTGLLTVGCGHMVWGAARWMGMAPTAMGWSGSGASVVDKKVRKRRRRSWWALHGVAAAAAGIWAAGGLGIVARGGLTEGWVGKLYDDLFSRIPLC, from the exons ATGGAGTCTAGATCCCTCCACTCGAAGCCCTCGGAGGAGACGCTCGTATCGCTTCTGCAACTAGATCCGTCGCCCATCGAGACACCCGATACCGACACCGAGAAAGACCTTCCTCCTTTACCTGATGATACACTCGAGAACAAAATTGACTCACCCATATCCACCTCTTCCCGCCCTGGGTTAAGTGGGAGCGGTCATAGTGCCGTCTTTTATC TTACACGCATCCAAAAGTTTTCTTCGTACCTGATACCTGTATTTGTGTCACTTCATGTTGCCAACACTTCGATAATACCCCTAATTGCTCGCTCCGTTCCGGCTTCTGAAACGTATCTGTTGTTGTCCCGGGAGATATACCAAACAACGCTCACAGAACCGCTTCTCGTGGCTCTACCGATCGTCACACACGTCGCCTCCGGCATCACGCTCCGCCTCGTTCGCCGGTCGCAAAACCTCAAACGATATGGCGGCAATACACCAGGCATGTACGCGTTGTATCGTGCTCAGACTGGCAAAACCTCTCGGTCCTTGACGTCCAACAGCAcgaactcggccggccgtATTTGGCCATTCGTCAGTTACATCTCCATTTCTGGCTATGTCTTCGCAGCACTCCTCGCTATCCACGTGGGCGTAAACCGCATACTTCCCCTCCAGATTGAGGGAGACAGCTCAAATATTGGCCTGGCGTTCGTCTCTCACGGGTTTGCTCGGCAACCGTTTGTGTCATGGCTCGCATACACTGGTCTGCTGACGGTTGGATGCGGACATATGGTCTGGGGCGCAGCTAGGTGGATGGGTATGGCACCAACAGCCATGGGGTGGAGTGGCAGCGGTGCCAGTGTGGTCGACAAGAAGGTTCGGAAGCGTAGGAGGAGATCGTGGTGGGCGCTGCACGGCGTGGCCGCGGCAGCGGCTGGCATTTGGGCAGCTGGTGGCCTCGGCATTGTGGCAAGAGGAGGTTTGACGGAGGGTTGGGTTGGAAAACTCTATGATGATCTCTTCAGTAGGATCCCCCTTTGCTGA
- a CDS encoding Putative extracellular membrane protein, CFEM has protein sequence MKSSFLAILAAAAGLAIADSLDVPDCAKSCVNDDIQKSGCAQDKIKDCYCQKANVNSLVNCVSGACKDQNDLIKAAQAAQKACPQLNGGVFPGQGNNGNGN, from the coding sequence ATGAAGAGCTCATttctcgccatcctcgccgctgccgccggcctcgctaTTGCCGACAGTCTCGATGTGCCCGACTGCGCCAAGAGCTGCGTCAACGATGACATCCAGAAGAGTGGCTGCGCCCaggacaagatcaaggacTGCTATTGCCAAAAGGCCAATGTCAACTCACTGGTCAACTGTGTCTCCGGGGCATGCAAAGATCAAAACGACCTGATCAAAGCAGCTCAGGCCGCCCAGAAGGCTTGCCCTCAGctcaacggcggcgtcttTCCTGGCCAAGGaaacaacggcaacggcaatTAG
- a CDS encoding Putative J-protein Zuotin/DnaJC2, whose amino-acid sequence MASATIVAHALPLLPEGWSAEKDFKAIGQVAAATQRSLEPVGPHFLAHARRARHKRTFSEDDRIQAQEAAKKVENEDDGEISEPEDAMMLQRDAKDWKNQDHYQVLGLTKYRWKATEDQIKRAHRKKVLKHHPDKKAAAGIVDDDNFFKCIQKATEVLLDPTKRQQYDSVDEKADVDPPTKKQLAKGNFYKLWGSVFKAEGRFSKTQPVPPFGDDKSTKEEVEEFYNFWYNFDSWRTFEYLDEDVPDDNENRDQKRHTERKNANARKKKKAEDNARLRKLLDDCSAGDERIKRFRQEANAAKNKKRLEKEAAEKKALEEAQAKKEADEKAAKEAEEKAKADRETSKKAKEAAKNAVKKNKRVLKGSVKDANYFASGEPSAATIDAVLGDVELIQSKIDPDEIAALAGKLNGLKVADEIKGVWSEEVKRLVGAGKLNEGDAKSLVQ is encoded by the exons ATGGCTTCTGCAACTATCGTCGCACAcgcccttcccctcctccctgaGGGGTGGTCCGCTGAGAAGGACTTCAAAGCCATCGGCCAGGTTGCTGCTGCAACCCAGCGCAGTTTGGAGCCCGTTGGCCCTCACTTCCTGGCCCACGCCCGTCGGGCCCGTCACAAGCGCACCTTCTCCGAGGATGACCGCATCCAGGCTCAAGAGGCTGCCAAGAAGGTCGAGaacgaggatgatggcgaaATCAGCGAGCCTGAGGACGCCATGATGCTCCAGCGCGATGCCAAGGATTGGAAG AACCAAGACCACTACCAGGTCCTTGGACTCACCAAGTACCGCTGGAAGGCTACGGAGGACCAGATCAAACGTGCCCACCGCAAGAAGGTCCTCAAGCACCACCCCGATAAGAAGGCTGCCGCTGGTattgtcgacgacgacaattTCTTCAAGTGCATTCAGAAGGCCACCGAGGTTCTGCTGGACCCCACCAAGCGCCAACAGTACGATTCGGTCGATGAGAAGGCCGACGTTGACCCTCCCACCAAGAAGCAGCTCGCCAAGGGCAACTTCTACAAGCTGTGGGGCAGTGTCTTCAAGGCTGAAGGCCGCTTCTCCAAGACTCAGCCTGTTCCGCCGTTTGGTGATGACAAGTCTACCAAGGAGGAAGTTGAGGAGTTCTACAACTTCTGGTACAACTTTGACAGCTGGCGGACGTTCGAATAcctggacgaggatgtcCCTGACGACAACGAGAACCGTGACCAGAAGCGCCACACGGAGCGCAAGAACGCTAACGCGcgtaagaagaagaaggctgaGGACAACGCCCGTCTCCgcaagctgctcgacgactGCTCTGCCGGTGACGAGCGCATCAAGCGTTTCAGACAAGAAGCCAACGCggccaagaacaagaagagatTGGAAAAGGAGGctgccgagaagaaggccctcgaggaggcTCAGGCCAAGAAAGAGGCTGATGAGAAGGCTGCCAAGGAGGCagaggagaaggccaaggctgACAGAGAGACCTCCAaaaaggccaaggaggcggcTAAGAACGCTGtcaagaagaacaagcgTGTGCTCAAGGGCTCGGTAAAGGACGCCAATTACTTTGCTTCTGGCGAGCCTTCGGCCGCCACGATCGACGCAgttctcggcgacgtcgagctcaTTCAGAGCAAGATTGACCCTGATGAGATTGCGGCGCTGGCAGGCAAGCTGAATGGCCTGAAGGTGGCTGATGAGATCAAGGGTGTCTGGAGCGAGGAAGTCAAGAGGCTTGTCGGTGCGGGCAAGCTCAACGAGGGAGACGCGAAGTCCTTGGTGCAGTAA
- a CDS encoding Putative LYRM7, LYR domain-containing protein, whose translation MSLSAYRHLWRAARIAFQGDDRVLAAAQHQIRQGFRDQATLAPTDSAYSQAIQKAEDIAKILRENVVQGKQDESRVYKLRIHEDTERGDNDSIKIAGSGKATMGGCGCN comes from the exons ATGTCTTTGTCTGCGTATCGACACCTTTGGCGCGCCGCAAGAATCGCCTTCCAAG GCGACGATCGAGTTCTTGCAGCTGCACAACATCAGATTCGCCAAGGCTTCAGAGACCAAGCCACCCTCGCACCGACAGATTCCGCCTACAGTCAAGCTATCCAAAAAGCCGAAGACATTGCTAAGATCCTCAGAGAAAACGTCGTCCAGGGCAAACAGGACGAGTCTCGTGTCTACA AGTTGCGCATTCATGAGGACACCGAGCGGGGCGACAACGATTCTATCAAGATagccggcagcggcaaggcGACTATGGGCGGATGTGGTTGCAATTGA
- a CDS encoding Putative RNA recognition motif domain, nucleotide-binding alpha-beta plait domain superfamily gives MPPQIKQDLNRSGWESTDFPSVCENCLPENPYVKMLKEDYGAECKLCTRPFTVFSWSADRAHGRKKRTNICLTCARLKNCCQACMLDLSFGLPIVVRDAALKMVAPGPSSDINREYFAQNNERAIEEGRAGVEEYEKTDEKARELLRRLAASKPYFRKGRPVDALNGDAQTGSSSRGGVGGNPVVGAGVGGPGPIRTRDSRAAAAVGARSGRSKQAFPSAAQLPPGPQDWMPPADKHIMSLFVTGVEDDLPEHKIREFFKAHGKIKSLVCSHMSHCAFVNYDTREAAEKAAAACQGRAVIAGCPLRVRWGVPKAIGTMDKEQRSQMLTDARRGQGGARGGDGRGGRKQVSGDSGIGDAAQPSAAPAVALPPGADDGFKYASLQGD, from the exons ATGCCACCCCAAATCAAACAGGACCTGAACCGCTCAGGTTGGGAATCAACCGATTTCCCGTCCGTTTGCGAAAACTGCTTGCCCGAGAATCCTTACGTCAAGATGCTTAAGGAGGATTATGGCGCCGAGTGCAAATTG TGTACCAGACCGTTCACCGTCTTCAGCTGGAGCGCTGATCGAGCCCACGGTCGAAAGAAACGAACGAACATCTGCCTGACATGCGCACGACTCAAAAACTGCTGTCAGGCCTGTATGTTGGATCTTTCATTTGGTCTGCCCATTGTCGTTCGCGATGCCGCCCTCAAGATGGTAGCTCCCGGGCCATCGTCCGACATCAATCGTGAATACTTTGCGCAAAACAACGAGCGCGCCATTGAGGAAGGTCGTGCAGGAGTCGAAGAGTAcgagaagacggacgagaAAGCCAGAGAGCTGCTCCGAAGGCTAGCGGCTAGCAAGCCTTATTTTCGAAAGGGTCGACCCGTTGATGCCCTGAACGGTGATGCTCAAACAGGCTCAAGCTCAAGAGGCGGGGTCGGCGGTAACCCCGTTGTGGGTGCCGGTGTTGGTGGACCAGGTCCGATACGGACGAGAGATTCCAGGGCAGCAGCCGCTGTTGGTGCCAGGTCAGGCAGATCGAAGCAGGCATTTCCCAGCGCTGCCCAATTGCCCCCTGGGCCGCAGGACTGGATGCCACCCGCCGATAAACACATCATGTCCCTCTTTGTCACCGGCGTCGAAGACGATTTGCCTGAGCACAAAATCCGCGAGTTCTTCAAAGCGCATGGCAAAATCAAGAGTTTGGTTTGTTCGCATATGTCCCACTGCGCATTCGTCAACTACGACACTAGGGAGGCGGCtgagaaggccgccgcggcgtgCCAGGGTCGAGCCGTGATCGCAGGATGCCCTTTGCGTGTTCGCTGGGGTGTTCCTAAGGCGATCGGTACTATGGACAAGGAGCAGCGGTCTCAAATGCTTACGGATGCTCGGAGAGGGCAGGGAGGCGcgcgaggcggagatggaAGGGGTGGACGTAAGCAGGTCAGTGGTGATTCCGGCATCGGAGATGCTGCTCAACCGTCAGCTGCACCGGCGGTTGCGCTCCCTCCGGGCGCAGACGATGGTTTCAAGTACGCAAGTCTTCAAGGTGATTAA
- a CDS encoding Putative methyltransferase type 11, sterol methyltransferase, translating to MVSSTASNLEREDHTRDAQFNKALHGNSAKATGGLSAMFSKGHDAKQAAVDEYFKHWDNKAAKDETAEERAARTAEYATLTRHYYNLATDLYEYGWGQSFHFCRFSHGEPFYQAIARHEHYLAHQIGITEGMKVLDVGCGVGGPAREIAKFTGCHVTGLNNNDYQIDRATHYAAKEGLSKQLEFVKGDFMQMSFPDNSFDAVYAIEATVHAPNLEGIYSEIFRVLKPGGVFGVYEWLMTDKYDNDNLAHREIRLGIEQGDGISNMCKVSEGLAAMKAAGFEMLHHEDLADRPDPMPWYWPLSGDLKYIQSVFDIFTIVRMTKVGRYIMHNMIGALEAIKLAPAGTKKTANSLAWAGDCLVAGGKEHLFTPMYLMVGKKPAN from the exons ATGGTTTCCTCAACGGCTTCCAACCTCGAGCGCGAGGACCACACTCGCGATGCACAGTTCAACAAGGCCCTGCACGGCAACAGTGCCAAGGCCACTGGTGGTCTCTCCGCCATGTTCAGCAAGGGCCACGATGCGaagcaggccgccgtcgacgagtaCTTCAAGCACTGGGACAACAAGGCCGCTAAGGACGAGACTGCTGAGGAGCGCGCA GCCCGAACTGCCGAATACGCGACCTTGACCAGACA CTACTACAACCTCGCCACCGACTTGTACGAGTATGGCTGGGGCCAGTCCTTCCACTTCTGCCGCTTTTCCCACGGCGAGCCATTCTATCAGGCTATTGCCCGGCATGAGCACTACCTCGCCCATCAGATCGGTATTACGGAGGGCATGAAGGTTCTTGACGTCGGATGTGGTGTCGGTGGTCCTGCGCGCGAAATCGCGAAGTTCACTGGCTGCCACGTTACCGGTCTGAACAACAACGACTACCAGATCGACCGAGCCACCCACTACGCCGCGAAGGAGGGTTTGTCGAAGCAGCTCGAGTTTGTGAAGGGCGACTTCATG CAAATGTCTTTTCCCGACAACTCTTTCGACGCTGTCTacgccatcgaggccacTGTGCACGCGCCCAACTTGGAGGGTATCTACAGTGAGATCTTCCGCGTTCTGAAACCTGGCGGTGTCTTTGGTGTCTACGAGTGGTTGATGACGGACAAgtacgacaacgacaacctGGCCCACCGCGAGATTCGCCTGGGTATCGAGCAGGGTGACGGTATTTCCAACATGTGCAAGGTCTCGGAGGGTCTTGCTGCCATGAAGGCTGCTGGCTTTGAGATGCTGCACCACGAGGATCTTGCCGACAGGCCCGATCCCATGCCGTGGTACTGGCCCTTGTCAGGCGACCTCAAGTACATCCAGTCCGTCTTCGATATTTTTACTATTGTGCGCATGACCAAGGTGGGCCGCTACATCATGCACAACATGATCGGCGCTCTTGAGGCCATTAAGCTCGCCCCTGCTGGTACTAAGAAGACGGCCAACAGCTTGGCATGGGCTGGTGATTGCCTTGTTGCTGGTGGCAAGGAGCACCTATTCACTCCTATGTACTTGATGGTTGGAAAGAAGCCCGCCAACTAG
- a CDS encoding Putative transketolase-like, pyrimidine-binding domain, thiamine diphosphate-binding protein — translation MSRFLRPAARLAASSRATALRSSPISQFITRPAAFSIQSRTYADAKGTKDYTVREALNEALAEELEANDKVFVLGEEVAQYNGAYKVTKGLLDRFGDKRVIDTPITESGFCGLAVGAALSGLHPVCEFMTFNFAMQAIDQIVNSAAKTLYMSGGIQPCNITFRGPNGFAAGVGAQHSQDYSAWYGSIPGLKVVAPWSAEDAKGLLKAAIRDPNPVVVLENELMYGQSFAMSEAAQKDDFVLPFGKAKVERTGKDLTIVTLSRCVGQALIAAENLKKNYGVDVEVINLRSVKPLDVEAIVKSVKKTHRLLSVESGFPAYGVGSEILALTMEYAFDYLDAPAQRVTGADVPTPYAQGLEEMSFPTEQIIENYVAKMLRL, via the exons ATGTCCCGATTCCTCCGTCCCGCAGCTCGCCTGGCGGCGTCCTCCAGAGCTACCGCACTCCGCTCCTCCCCCATTTCTCAGTTCATTACCCGACCCGCTGCCTTTTCCATTCAGTCAAGGACgtacgccgacgccaagggcACCAAGGACTACACTGTCCGCGAGGCTCTTAACGAGgcccttgccgaggagctcgaggccaacgaCAAGGTCTTTGTtctgggcgaggaggtcgcTCAGTACAATGGCGCGTACAAGGTCACAAAGGGTCTGCTGGACCGCTTCGGCGACAAGCGTGTCATTGACACACCCATCACTGAGAGTGGCTTCTGCggtctcgccgtcggcgccgccctgaGCGGACTGCACCCTGTG TGCGAGTTCATGACCTTCAACTTCGCGATGCAAGCCATCGACCAGATTGTCAACTCGGCTGCCAAGACGCTCTACATGTCCGGCGGTATCCAGCCTTGCAACATCACCTTCCGCGGCCCCAACGGTTTCGCCGCTGGTGTTGGTGCTCAGCACTCCCAGGACTACTCAGCGTGGTACGGCAGCATCCCTGGTCTCAAGGTCGTTGCTCCCTGGAGCGCTGAGGATGCCAAGGGTCTCCTGAAGGCTGCCATCCGCGATCCCAaccccgtcgtcgtgctcgagAACGAGCTCATGTACGGCCAGTCCTTCGCCATGTCGGAGGCTGCCCAAAAGGATGACTTCGTCCTGCCTttcggcaaggccaaggttgAACGCACCGGCAAGGACTTGACCATTGTCACCCTGTCCCGTTGCGTCGGCCAGGCCTTGATTGCTGCGGAGAACCTGAAGAAGAATTAcggcgttgacgtcgaggttATCAACCTGCGCTCCGTGAAGCCTTTGGATGTGGAAGCGATTGTCAAGTCTGTTAAGAAGACCCACCGCCTCCTGTCCGTTGAATCTGGCTTCCCCGCCTACGGTGTCGGCTCCGAGATTCTGGCCCTGACGATGGAATACGCCTTCGACTACCTTGACGCACCTGCGCAGAGAGTTACAGGCGCCGACGTTCCTACCCCGTACGCCCAGGGACTTGAGGAAATGAGCTTCCCCACCGAGCAGATCATTGAGAACTACGTTGCCAAGATGCTGCGCCTGTAA